TTTCCGGCGGCCCTGCGCCGATACAAAGATGTGGGTAATGGATAGCCCGCTTGCGGGAGAGGGGGCCGGGGGGAGAGGGCAGCCGGGGACTGCTGCGGACCTACCGAAGCGCTCCAAGCCATGGAAGCGGCCCTTGCCCACACATCGGCACCGACGGACGCGCACCACACTCGCTCCCTTCCCCCGCGGCAGTTTGCGGGGGCCGGGTTGGGGATGGGGCGCGCCCGCGGAATCCGCCGAGGTCAGTCGGACCAGGTGCGACTCGGCCGCGCGCCTCGGGTCCGTCGTGCCGTTGCCGCACCCGCCGTTGCCGGAGCCGCCTCTCCGCGTGTAACCTTCCCGCATGAAAACAGCTCTCGTCACCGGCGGCGCAGTCCGCATCGGCCGCGAAATCTCTTCCGCGCTCGCCGGGCTCGGATATCGGCTCGTCATCCACTACAACTCGTCCGCGCGGCCCGCGGAGGAGCTGCGCGACGAGATCGTCGGGCGCGGCGGCGAGGTGGCCATCATCGGCGCGGACCTGTCCGACGATGCAGAGGTGCGGCGGCTGGCGAGCGAGGCGGTGGATGCGTTCGGCGGCATCGACCTGCTCGTCAACAACGCATCCGTGTTCCCGTCCGAGCGGCTGGAGCAGACCAGCGAGGAGCTCTGGGACCACACGCTCGCCGTCAACCTGAAAGCGCCCTTCTTCCTCATCCGCCACCTTGCCCCCACCCTTCGCGAGCGGAAGGGCACCGTCATCAACCTCGCCGACCTCGCGGGAATGCAGGCGTGGGCCGCCTACGCCGCCCACGCGGTATCCAAGGCCGGGCTCATTCACCTGACCAAGGTCGCCGCGCGAAACCTTGCGCCCGACGTTCGCGTAAACGCCATTGCGCCCGGCACCGTGCTGCCGCCGGAAAATCTCACCGAAGCCGAGATCGCGGAGCTCGCGCGGCGCTCGCCGCTGCAGCGCAACGGATCGCCGCAAGACGTGGTGCGCGCATTGTTGTATCTTGTGGAAGCGGACTTCGTTACCGGCGAAACGCTGGTGGTGGACGGCGGGCGGCTGCTGCGCGGCTGAGTCGCAGCAGCCCGCTTTGACGACGGAGCGGCGCGGTTCGGAACACCGCCCGTCCGGTGCCGGTACACAGCTGGACCTCCTGGCAGACTCTCCATCCCGTTTTCCCCGAGCCAGATGGCACGCAAGACCACCCGGCCCCGTGCCGCCAAGAGCGGCGGACGCTCGCGGCTGCGCACCACCGTTCGCGTCCTGCTGATCGTGCTGGCCGTCGGCGCCGCCGCGGGCGTGGGCGCGCTGGCGTGGCTGTGGCCGCGCTGCTCGGGCGCGGACTGCCCGTCCGTGGTGGCGCTGCGCGATTACGCGCCCCCGCAGGCCACGCGCGTGTACGACGGACGCGGCCAGCTGGTCGCCCATCTTGCGCCCGAGCGCCGCATCGTGGTGCCGCTGGAGCGCATTCCCGCCCACGTGTCGGGCGCGTTCCTGGCCGTGGAAGACAAGCGTTTCTACCGCCACAAGGGCGTGGACTGGCGCCGCGCGTTCGGCGCCATGGCCCGCAACGTCCGCTCGCTCAGCTGGAGCCAGGGCTTCAGCACCGTCAC
This genomic interval from Longimicrobium sp. contains the following:
- a CDS encoding SDR family oxidoreductase, with product MKTALVTGGAVRIGREISSALAGLGYRLVIHYNSSARPAEELRDEIVGRGGEVAIIGADLSDDAEVRRLASEAVDAFGGIDLLVNNASVFPSERLEQTSEELWDHTLAVNLKAPFFLIRHLAPTLRERKGTVINLADLAGMQAWAAYAAHAVSKAGLIHLTKVAARNLAPDVRVNAIAPGTVLPPENLTEAEIAELARRSPLQRNGSPQDVVRALLYLVEADFVTGETLVVDGGRLLRG